Part of the Candidatus Dependentiae bacterium genome is shown below.
CATATTTTCTTTTTCTTTTAACAGTTTCTTGAAAAGGCAAAAATGTTCCGGTATGAACATCGTAAGCAATAGCTTCACCTTCAGCTACCAAAGTTTTAACTTTTAAATCCAAAACCGCTTTTTTAAGATCCGGAAACATATCTGACATATCCTGTAAATTTCTTGAAAAAAAATTTACATGCGGTTTACTTTTTGTGTTATCAATATGCACTTGTAGTCTAAATCCATCAAGTTTGGGTTGAGCAACACATTTGCCTAATTTTTGAAAAATATCTTTTGCATTTGGCAATCTTTCTGCCGCTGCAGGTCTGACAGGAATACCTGTGACAATTGCATGTTTTTTTAATTTTTCAAGACCATCTTCTTTTAAAACTTGAATAATCATGCCAATATCAACACAAACATTATAAGCTTCTTCAAGATCCAATCTTATAGATTTATTACCCGCATACATCCAAGAAAAAGCATCAAGTAAAGTCATGTCTGAAAAACCAAGTCTGAGTTTTCCCAAAATAATTCTAATTACATATTTTATAGAAAGTGAATCGAGCTTTTCAAAAAGCTCAAGTAACAAAATTTCTTTTTTTTCAACAGCACCATCACCTGAAATTTTCAAAAAATCTTGAAGATAATTTTCTACTTCGTTTAAAGTTAATGGCTCACTTTTTCCGGATATATCATATTCCTGTATCAATAGCCCCAAATCGCCAAGCGTTTGCGCTCTTAAATTAATTACGTTTTCACTTTTGTTTAAAAATTTGGCAAGAACTTTGATCATACTTTTTGATGCAAAATTAAATTGTGTTCCAATATATGTCGGATTTAATTCACCAAGAGTTAAATAAGAAATTATTGCAGCCTGATTTGGAGTAGCAGTTTTAAATAAATCGGCCAAAAGTTTTGTCATTTCAGTTCTGGATGATTCTTTTTCGATAAGATCAAAAATTTTGGCAACTTCTATAAATTTCATAATTTTCCTAATAAATTAAATATCTAAACCGGATATTATATTTAGTTATTATTATATAAGACAAAATATAAAAAAAGAAAATTAAGAAAATACAGTTTTTGGTCTGGCCTGCCAGCCGACTTGTCCGCCGAAGCTTTAGCGAAGGAGGAAGCCTCGTGCGTAGGCTGGTAGCGACGCAGGGATTCGAACCCCGGACCTACGGATTATGATTCCGTCGCTCTAACCAACTGAGCTACGTCGCCACACAAATTTTAAACGTTGATGTCTTTAATTTTAGTATTATCCAAAATAAAATCAAACACTGATTTTAGAAAATAAACACCTGAAATAACGGTTGCCAAAATACCAACCATCAATGTTACGGCAAAACCTCTTATTGCAGGTCCACCAAACTTAAATAATACAAATCCGGTTAAAAATGTAGTAATATTTGAATCTAAAATAACAACAAA
Proteins encoded:
- a CDS encoding ATP-dependent DNA ligase, whose protein sequence is MKFIEVAKIFDLIEKESSRTEMTKLLADLFKTATPNQAAIISYLTLGELNPTYIGTQFNFASKSMIKVLAKFLNKSENVINLRAQTLGDLGLLIQEYDISGKSEPLTLNEVENYLQDFLKISGDGAVEKKEILLLELFEKLDSLSIKYVIRIILGKLRLGFSDMTLLDAFSWMYAGNKSIRLDLEEAYNVCVDIGMIIQVLKEDGLEKLKKHAIVTGIPVRPAAAERLPNAKDIFQKLGKCVAQPKLDGFRLQVHIDNTKSKPHVNFFSRNLQDMSDMFPDLKKAVLDLKVKTLVAEGEAIAYDVHTGTFLPFQETVKRKRKYDIEQTAQDFPLKLYFFDLLYLNGESFLDKTHEERRKKLLTVATTKKEDTVFVVEEKEINSAKELEKYFEENISLGLEGLVVKKTDALYQAGKRNFNWIKLKRQESGHLDDTIDCVILGYYKGKGKRATFGIGALLVGIYNKKQDSFQTVAKIGTGLTDLGLKEVKEKCDQIKVVNRPKNVECAKELYPDVWTSPEIVCLIRADEITLSPLHSAGKTEDEDGLALRFPRFMGYRPDKSAYESTSLVELKELYSLQFEGKEKKSKRRLSKKTKIKDEIDKKILSIF